The Azospirillum brasilense genome window below encodes:
- the aceB gene encoding malate synthase A produces MATTISGLEILGPINPGFEAILTPEALAFLAELEGRFGSERLRLLDVRTKRRALIEQGHTPDFLPETRAIREADWTIAPLPHDLLDRRVEITGPVDRKMIINALNSGAKVFMADFEDSSCPSWSNLIDGQVNLRDAVRRTIAFDDPVSGKKYRLNDRTAVLTVRPRGWHLAEKHVRLDGEPVSGALFDFALYAFHNARELLAHGSGPYFYLPKLESHFEARLWNEVFSVAEDYLKIPHGSIKATVLVETILAAFEMDEILYELRDHSAGLNCGRWDYIFSFIKTFRNDPAAVLPDRAEVTMATPFLQSYSLLAVKTCHRRGAPAIGGMAAYIPVKDDPAANETAFSKVRADKEREVSNGHDGTWVAHPGLVPVAREVFDAYMRKPNQIDRKRADVSVTAADLLAVPEGPKTEHGLRNNVAVAIGYLESWLRGTGCVPLFNLMEDAATAEISRTQLWQWVHHRATLDDGRPVTMELVDETIAEELAAWKTRVGDRAFERGLYEDAAVMLRDLLERDDFVDFLTLPAYDRIVAQGA; encoded by the coding sequence ATGGCCACGACCATCTCCGGGCTTGAGATCCTGGGTCCGATCAACCCGGGCTTCGAGGCGATCCTGACGCCGGAGGCGCTGGCCTTCCTGGCGGAGCTGGAAGGGCGGTTCGGGTCGGAGCGGCTGCGCCTGCTCGACGTGCGGACCAAGCGGCGGGCGCTGATCGAGCAGGGCCACACGCCGGACTTCCTGCCGGAAACCCGGGCCATCCGCGAGGCCGACTGGACCATCGCGCCGCTGCCGCACGACCTGCTTGACCGCCGGGTGGAGATCACCGGGCCGGTGGACCGCAAGATGATCATCAACGCGCTGAATTCCGGCGCGAAGGTCTTCATGGCGGATTTTGAGGATTCGAGCTGCCCGTCCTGGAGCAACCTGATCGACGGGCAGGTCAACCTGCGCGACGCCGTGCGGCGGACGATCGCCTTCGACGATCCCGTGTCGGGGAAGAAGTACCGGCTGAACGACAGGACCGCCGTCCTGACGGTCCGCCCGCGCGGCTGGCATCTGGCGGAGAAGCACGTCCGGCTCGACGGCGAACCGGTGTCGGGCGCGCTGTTCGACTTCGCCCTCTACGCCTTCCACAACGCGCGGGAGCTGCTGGCCCACGGCTCCGGCCCCTACTTCTACCTGCCGAAGCTGGAAAGCCATTTCGAGGCGCGGCTGTGGAACGAGGTGTTCTCGGTCGCCGAGGATTATCTGAAGATCCCGCACGGCTCGATCAAGGCCACGGTGCTGGTGGAAACCATCCTGGCCGCCTTCGAGATGGACGAGATCCTCTACGAGCTGCGCGACCATTCCGCCGGGCTGAATTGCGGGCGCTGGGACTACATCTTCAGCTTCATCAAGACCTTCCGCAACGACCCCGCCGCCGTCCTGCCCGACCGGGCGGAGGTGACGATGGCGACGCCCTTCCTGCAGTCCTACAGTCTGCTGGCGGTCAAGACCTGCCACCGCCGCGGCGCCCCGGCCATCGGCGGCATGGCCGCCTACATCCCGGTGAAGGACGACCCCGCGGCCAACGAGACCGCCTTCTCCAAGGTCCGCGCCGACAAGGAGCGGGAGGTGTCCAACGGCCATGACGGCACCTGGGTTGCCCATCCCGGCCTCGTCCCCGTCGCGCGGGAGGTCTTCGACGCCTACATGCGCAAGCCCAACCAGATCGACCGCAAGCGGGCCGACGTCAGCGTGACCGCCGCCGACCTGCTGGCCGTGCCGGAGGGGCCAAAGACCGAGCACGGCCTGCGCAACAACGTGGCCGTCGCCATCGGCTATCTGGAGTCGTGGCTGCGCGGCACCGGTTGCGTGCCGCTGTTCAACCTGATGGAGGACGCCGCCACCGCGGAGATCAGCCGCACCCAGCTCTGGCAATGGGTCCACCATCGCGCCACGCTGGACGACGGGCGCCCGGTGACCATGGAGCTGGTGGACGAGACCATCGCCGAGGAGCTGGCCGCCTGGAAGACCCGCGTCGGCGACCGCGCCTTCGAGCGGGGTCTGTACGAGGACGCCGCGGTGATGCTGCGCGACCTCTTGGAGCGCGACGACTTCGTGGATTTCCTGACCCTGCCGGCCTACGACCGCATCGTCGCGCAGGGGGCGTAA
- a CDS encoding DMT family transporter encodes MSTPSTVPPPSRGAESLALLLLVGGLIGVIFPVTKIAQAAGVPPLPWAFSMMLGAGVILAGLARFKRQPMPLTGRYLRYFAVSGLLSMALPNVVLFFVMPWLGAGLSAVVYTLPPILTLLMAVAVRIETPDRGRVAGILLGFVGALMIVGPRGSLPSPDLAGWMALAFVMPLSVAAGNVYRTMAWPPGGQPVALAAGTMLGGAGWVLLALLGTGAVAELPALGLAPGLALLQIAVTALTYVLYFRLQVVAGPVYLSQIGYVATSVGLGTGTLLFGERYSPWVWGGAAVIVLGVLLVSFGRRFAR; translated from the coding sequence GTGTCCACACCCTCCACCGTTCCGCCGCCGTCGCGCGGGGCCGAGTCGCTCGCGCTGCTGCTTCTGGTCGGCGGTTTGATCGGGGTAATCTTTCCGGTCACCAAGATCGCGCAGGCGGCCGGCGTGCCGCCGCTGCCCTGGGCGTTTTCCATGATGCTGGGTGCCGGGGTGATCCTGGCCGGGCTGGCGCGTTTCAAACGGCAACCGATGCCCCTGACCGGGCGGTATCTCCGCTATTTCGCGGTGTCGGGGCTGCTGTCCATGGCGCTGCCCAACGTGGTGCTGTTCTTCGTCATGCCTTGGCTGGGGGCCGGGCTGTCGGCGGTGGTCTACACGCTGCCGCCGATCCTGACGCTGCTGATGGCCGTGGCGGTGCGGATCGAGACGCCCGACCGCGGTCGGGTGGCGGGCATTCTGCTCGGATTCGTCGGCGCGCTGATGATCGTCGGGCCGCGCGGCAGCCTGCCCTCGCCCGATCTGGCGGGTTGGATGGCACTGGCCTTCGTCATGCCGCTGTCGGTCGCGGCGGGCAACGTCTACCGCACGATGGCGTGGCCGCCGGGCGGGCAGCCGGTGGCGCTGGCCGCCGGCACCATGCTGGGCGGGGCGGGCTGGGTCCTGCTGGCGCTGCTCGGCACCGGGGCGGTGGCGGAGTTGCCGGCGCTGGGGCTCGCGCCCGGACTGGCCCTGCTCCAGATCGCGGTGACGGCGCTGACCTACGTGCTGTATTTCCGGCTCCAGGTGGTCGCCGGGCCGGTCTATCTCAGCCAGATCGGCTACGTGGCGACCTCCGTCGGGCTGGGCACCGGGACGCTGCTGTTCGGCGAGCGCTATTCCCCCTGGGTGTGGGGCGGGGCGGCGGTGATCGTCCTGGGCGTGCTTCTGGTCAGTTTTGGCCGGCGATTCGCGCGATAA